From Bacteroidia bacterium, one genomic window encodes:
- a CDS encoding AIR carboxylase family protein, which translates to MKALVGIIMGSQSDLTVMNEAALVLDKLEIPFEISIVSAHRTPEKMLEYGKTAVARGLKVIIAGAGGAAHLPGMTASHTPLPVIGVPIKSSNSIDG; encoded by the coding sequence ATGAAAGCACTTGTAGGTATTATCATGGGTAGCCAATCCGATTTAACGGTGATGAACGAAGCCGCATTGGTATTGGACAAACTCGAAATTCCGTTTGAAATAAGTATTGTTTCAGCGCATCGTACGCCTGAGAAAATGCTGGAATACGGCAAAACTGCAGTCGCCAGAGGCTTAAAAGTAATTATTGCAGGTGCTGGTGGTGCCGCACATTTACCTGGAATGACGGCGTCTCACACGCCACTTCCAGTTATCGGAGTACCCATAAAATCAAGTAATTCGATAGATGG
- a CDS encoding 5-(carboxyamino)imidazole ribonucleotide synthase: MNSAFYGNFKLGILGGGQLGRMLVQEAINLSLSVAILDPDKNAPCKEIVSDFTVGDIRDFETVYQFGKTVNLLTIEIEHVNVDALERLEKEGLAVYPQPNILRMIQDKGLQKKFYSEHNFPTADYFLSENKLETLSHKAHFPFMQKLRKGGYDGKGVMKLSNESDIEKSFDAPSVLEKLIDFEKEISVIVARNKSGESACFPAVEMEFNAEANLVEFLFSPADISEKTEKKSTEIALQIVEKLGIVGLLAVEMFVTKDGEILVNEMAPRPHNSGHQTIEGNFTSQYAQHLRAILNLPLGDTKISSPSVMVNLLGDKNFQGDVKYEGLEAVLAEKEVYVHLYGKKMTKPFRKMGHVTILAETIEKAKKKAIFVKEKLKVIS; this comes from the coding sequence ATGAATTCAGCTTTTTACGGCAATTTTAAATTAGGAATACTTGGCGGCGGACAATTAGGACGCATGTTGGTGCAGGAAGCTATCAATTTAAGTCTATCGGTGGCGATATTAGATCCCGATAAAAATGCACCTTGTAAAGAAATTGTTTCTGATTTTACTGTTGGCGATATTCGTGATTTTGAAACAGTATATCAATTCGGAAAAACCGTTAATTTATTGACTATTGAAATTGAACACGTAAATGTGGATGCGCTCGAACGCCTCGAAAAAGAAGGCTTGGCAGTTTATCCACAGCCAAATATTTTGCGAATGATTCAAGACAAAGGTTTGCAAAAAAAATTTTACAGCGAGCATAATTTTCCTACTGCCGATTATTTTTTATCGGAAAATAAATTAGAAACGCTTTCGCATAAAGCGCATTTTCCTTTTATGCAAAAACTCCGTAAAGGCGGTTATGACGGAAAAGGCGTAATGAAATTAAGCAACGAATCAGACATTGAAAAATCATTTGATGCGCCTAGTGTGTTGGAAAAATTAATTGATTTCGAAAAAGAAATTTCGGTGATTGTTGCCAGAAATAAATCGGGTGAAAGTGCTTGTTTTCCTGCTGTTGAAATGGAATTTAATGCAGAAGCTAATCTGGTAGAATTTTTATTTTCTCCGGCTGATATTTCTGAAAAGACAGAAAAAAAATCAACTGAAATCGCACTTCAAATAGTTGAAAAATTAGGAATTGTCGGTTTGCTTGCTGTTGAAATGTTTGTTACAAAAGATGGAGAAATCTTAGTAAACGAAATGGCTCCTCGTCCGCACAACAGCGGACATCAAACAATTGAAGGAAATTTCACATCGCAATACGCGCAGCATTTACGTGCTATTTTAAATTTGCCTTTGGGCGATACAAAAATCAGTTCACCCAGTGTAATGGTAAATTTATTGGGCGATAAAAATTTTCAAGGCGATGTCAAATACGAAGGATTAGAAGCAGTTTTAGCGGAAAAAGAAGTTTATGTACATCTGTACGGAAAAAAAATGACAAAGCCTTTTCGAAAGATGGGGCACGTAACTATTCTTGCTGAAACTATTGAAAAAGCGAAGAAAAAAGCAATATTCGTAAAAGAAAAATTAAAAGTTATTTCGTAA
- a CDS encoding enoyl-CoA hydratase-related protein, whose protein sequence is MELIHFELENNVAKIKLNRPEKFNSFNREMALQLQEKLSICETDKNIRAVFIYAEGKAFCAGQDLSEAVDANGPVIEKIVREHYNPIIQKIRTIEKPIVCGVNGVAAGAGASLALACDIVIAANSAAFIQAFSKIGLIPDSGATFFLPRYIGLQKAAALMMLGDKIMATEAQQMGMIYKTFDDANFFQEALNIANTLASMPTRGIGLTKQLLNKSMNNTLEQQLDLEADMQVKAAQTHDHQEGVKAFFEKRKPVFKGE, encoded by the coding sequence ATGGAATTGATACACTTCGAACTCGAAAATAATGTTGCCAAAATAAAGTTAAATCGCCCTGAAAAATTCAACAGCTTTAACAGAGAAATGGCTTTGCAATTGCAAGAAAAATTAAGCATTTGCGAAACCGATAAAAATATACGTGCTGTTTTTATATATGCTGAAGGGAAAGCATTTTGCGCCGGACAAGATTTGTCGGAAGCTGTTGATGCAAATGGTCCAGTAATCGAAAAAATTGTGCGCGAACATTACAATCCGATTATTCAAAAAATCAGAACCATCGAAAAACCTATTGTTTGTGGGGTAAACGGAGTTGCTGCCGGAGCAGGTGCCAGTTTAGCATTGGCTTGCGATATTGTTATTGCTGCTAATTCCGCAGCATTTATTCAAGCGTTTAGTAAAATCGGATTAATACCTGACAGTGGTGCCACCTTTTTTCTCCCGCGTTATATCGGCTTACAAAAAGCGGCTGCTTTAATGATGCTCGGAGATAAAATAATGGCGACTGAAGCGCAACAAATGGGAATGATTTACAAAACATTTGACGATGCGAATTTTTTTCAAGAAGCTTTGAACATTGCTAACACATTGGCTTCAATGCCGACGCGCGGAATTGGTTTAACAAAACAGTTACTCAACAAATCCATGAACAATACGCTGGAACAACAATTGGATTTAGAAGCTGATATGCAAGTAAAAGCAGCACAGACACACGATCATCAAGAAGGTGTAAAGGCTTTTTTCGAAAAAAGAAAACCTGTTTTTAAAGGAGAATAA
- the paaD gene encoding 1,2-phenylacetyl-CoA epoxidase subunit PaaD, whose translation MLFDEAQIRNFLSEVMDPEVPVLSILDLGIVKNIFSNGEKTEITITPTYTGCPAMKVIEDDIKSKLHEKGIQNVSIKTVYAPAWTTDWISESGKEKLKKYGIAPPEKTSSDKNSLTGKEKKIQCPQCHSLHTEMISQFGSTACKALYKCLDCLEPFDYFKCI comes from the coding sequence ATGCTTTTTGACGAAGCGCAAATACGGAATTTTCTCAGCGAAGTGATGGATCCGGAAGTTCCTGTATTGAGCATTTTGGATTTAGGCATCGTAAAAAATATTTTTTCGAACGGAGAAAAAACTGAAATTACGATTACTCCAACCTACACTGGATGTCCTGCTATGAAAGTGATTGAGGACGATATCAAATCAAAACTTCACGAAAAAGGAATTCAAAATGTTAGCATAAAAACAGTTTACGCGCCAGCTTGGACAACCGATTGGATAAGCGAATCTGGAAAAGAAAAATTAAAAAAATACGGCATCGCTCCGCCTGAAAAAACAAGTTCTGATAAAAATTCTTTAACAGGAAAAGAAAAAAAAATTCAATGTCCGCAATGCCATTCTTTACATACGGAAATGATCAGCCAATTTGGATCTACGGCTTGTAAAGCCCTTTATAAATGCCTCGATTGCTTGGAACCTTTCGATTATTTTAAATGCATCTAA
- the paaC gene encoding 1,2-phenylacetyl-CoA epoxidase subunit PaaC — MAEKEKIQHALFQYCLRLADNSLILGHRLSEWCGHGPVLEEDIALTNIALDHIGHARALLQYAAQVEGKNRTEDDLAFLRKEHEFYNTMLAEQLNGDFGKTIVRQFFTDVFDFYFYQELSKSSDEMLAAIAAKSFKEMTYHLRHSSEWVIRLGDGTEESHQRIQKSVNDLWMFTGEFFEMNEVDEILLKEKIAVDLSKVKSLWEKKVFEVLKTATLVKPESTWMQTGSRKGFHTEHLGFLLAEMQYLPRAYPDAKW; from the coding sequence ATGGCAGAAAAAGAAAAAATTCAACACGCTTTATTCCAATATTGTTTGCGTCTTGCCGATAATAGTTTGATTTTAGGTCATCGACTTTCGGAGTGGTGTGGGCACGGTCCTGTTTTAGAAGAAGACATTGCGCTTACAAATATCGCGTTAGATCATATCGGACATGCGCGTGCTTTGCTGCAATATGCGGCACAAGTAGAAGGTAAAAATAGAACAGAAGATGATTTGGCTTTTCTCCGCAAGGAACATGAATTTTACAATACCATGTTGGCGGAACAGCTGAATGGCGATTTTGGAAAAACAATTGTACGCCAATTTTTTACGGATGTTTTCGATTTCTATTTTTATCAGGAATTAAGTAAAAGTTCCGACGAAATGCTTGCTGCCATTGCAGCTAAATCCTTTAAAGAAATGACGTATCATTTGCGCCACAGCAGCGAATGGGTAATTCGCTTGGGCGATGGGACAGAAGAAAGTCATCAGCGTATTCAAAAATCGGTGAATGATTTATGGATGTTTACTGGAGAATTTTTTGAGATGAATGAAGTGGACGAAATTTTACTGAAAGAAAAAATTGCAGTTGATTTATCGAAAGTAAAATCACTTTGGGAGAAAAAAGTTTTCGAAGTATTAAAAACAGCAACACTCGTAAAGCCCGAATCTACTTGGATGCAAACAGGCAGTCGCAAAGGATTTCATACGGAACATCTTGGATTTTTATTGGCAGAAATGCAATATTTACCGAGAGCATATCCGGATGCAAAATGGTAA
- the paaB gene encoding 1,2-phenylacetyl-CoA epoxidase subunit PaaB: MSTTTDDQGILWEIFVQTKPGLPHKHVGSLHAADKETALQNARDVYTRRGEGTNLWVVPALAITASSPEDIGSFFDPANDKVYRHPTFYTLPEGVKYI; this comes from the coding sequence ATGAGCACAACAACAGACGATCAAGGTATTTTATGGGAAATATTTGTACAAACAAAACCCGGATTACCGCATAAACACGTAGGAAGTTTACATGCTGCCGACAAAGAAACGGCTTTGCAAAATGCACGCGATGTATATACGCGCAGAGGCGAAGGCACAAACCTTTGGGTGGTTCCAGCCCTTGCTATCACAGCTTCTTCTCCCGAAGATATTGGTTCATTTTTCGATCCGGCAAACGATAAAGTGTATCGTCATCCTACCTTTTACACATTGCCTGAAGGCGTTAAATACATTTAA
- the paaA gene encoding 1,2-phenylacetyl-CoA epoxidase subunit PaaA, producing the protein MEQTDLLEKNFQAKIDANEYIEPKDYMPEAYRKQLIRQMSQHAHSEIVGMLPEGNWITRAPSLRSKLILLAKVQDEAGHGLYLYSATETLGISRGELLDQLHSGKAKYSSIFNYPSLTWADMGAIGWLVDGAAIVNQVMLQRCSFGPYARAMVRICKEESFHQRQGYEIMAHLSKGTPEQKAMAQDALNRWWWPSVMMFGPNDEHSPNSAQSMKWKIKRESNDDLRQKFIDRTVAQADLIGLKIPDKDLKWNAEKGHYDFGEINWDEFFNVIKGNGPCNSERLNARKTAHENGAWVRAATKAHAEKKTNKMQAA; encoded by the coding sequence ATGGAACAGACAGACCTTTTAGAAAAAAATTTTCAGGCAAAAATAGATGCCAACGAATACATCGAGCCGAAAGATTATATGCCCGAAGCCTACCGGAAACAATTGATTCGGCAAATGTCGCAACACGCGCATTCCGAAATTGTAGGAATGTTGCCCGAAGGAAATTGGATAACGCGAGCTCCGAGTTTACGCTCCAAACTTATTTTATTAGCAAAAGTACAAGACGAAGCTGGACACGGTTTATATTTATACAGCGCTACGGAAACACTTGGTATTAGTCGCGGAGAATTGTTAGATCAACTGCACAGCGGCAAAGCAAAATACTCCAGTATTTTTAATTATCCTTCGCTTACTTGGGCAGATATGGGCGCGATTGGTTGGTTGGTGGATGGTGCTGCAATTGTAAATCAGGTGATGTTGCAACGTTGTTCCTTCGGACCTTATGCGCGTGCAATGGTGCGGATTTGCAAGGAAGAAAGTTTTCATCAACGCCAAGGATATGAAATTATGGCGCACCTTTCCAAAGGAACTCCGGAACAAAAAGCAATGGCACAAGATGCGCTAAACCGTTGGTGGTGGCCTTCTGTGATGATGTTTGGTCCGAACGATGAACATTCTCCGAACAGTGCGCAATCCATGAAATGGAAAATTAAAAGAGAAAGCAACGATGACTTGCGTCAGAAATTTATTGATAGAACCGTTGCTCAAGCCGATTTAATCGGATTAAAAATTCCGGATAAAGATTTAAAATGGAATGCAGAAAAAGGACATTATGATTTCGGAGAAATTAATTGGGACGAATTTTTTAATGTAATAAAAGGAAACGGACCTTGTAATAGTGAACGTTTAAATGCACGTAAAACCGCTCACGAAAATGGAGCTTGGGTGCGAGCAGCCACGAAAGCGCACGCCGAAAAAAAGACTAATAAAATGCAAGCTGCTTAA
- a CDS encoding alpha/beta hydrolase: MFQYTQFRNARIRFSDKGKGRTIVLLHGFPLSLEMWKEFSDELSKKFRIICIDLPGHGESDCIGYVHSMELMAECVKVVMDFLHLRKYILVGHSMGGYTTMAFAELFPDNLKGICLFHSSALADTDAKKKDRDRSIQLVKKHPKQFTNQLAENLFFEKNKTRFKKEISFLKIIFSNTSQRSIIACLQGMKDRKNREMILKFSNYPILFIIGKKDGIIPPELILPQTELPEKKEILLLDNVGHAGFYEAKQEILNALIVFAKKCF; the protein is encoded by the coding sequence ATGTTTCAATACACCCAATTTAGAAACGCCCGCATTCGTTTTTCCGACAAAGGAAAAGGCAGAACGATTGTTTTATTGCACGGTTTTCCGCTTTCGCTGGAAATGTGGAAAGAATTTTCAGACGAGCTCTCCAAAAAATTTCGCATCATCTGCATCGACCTTCCCGGACACGGAGAAAGCGATTGCATTGGTTATGTGCATTCGATGGAATTGATGGCAGAATGCGTAAAAGTGGTGATGGATTTTTTGCATTTGCGAAAATATATTTTAGTCGGACATTCCATGGGAGGCTATACTACAATGGCTTTTGCTGAATTATTTCCCGATAATTTAAAAGGTATTTGTTTGTTTCATTCTTCTGCTTTGGCAGATACCGACGCGAAAAAAAAAGACCGCGATCGCTCCATTCAATTGGTGAAAAAACATCCGAAACAATTTACGAATCAGTTAGCCGAGAATTTATTTTTCGAAAAAAATAAAACTCGTTTCAAAAAAGAAATTTCGTTTTTGAAAATTATTTTTTCAAATACCTCGCAGCGAAGCATTATAGCGTGTTTACAAGGAATGAAAGATCGTAAAAACAGGGAAATGATTTTGAAATTTTCCAACTATCCCATTTTATTTATCATCGGAAAAAAAGATGGCATTATTCCGCCGGAATTAATTTTACCACAAACCGAATTACCCGAAAAAAAAGAAATTTTATTATTGGACAATGTTGGTCATGCAGGTTTCTACGAAGCAAAACAAGAAATTTTAAACGCTCTAATTGTCTTCGCGAAAAAATGTTTTTGA
- a CDS encoding aminopeptidase P N-terminal domain-containing protein: MKYSSIPSSLFIENRKRFAKQLKSNSLAVFNSNDIMPTNADGSMAFIQNTDLFYLSGIDQEESILLIYPDAKEAAHREILFLRETNGTIAIWEGHKYTKEEATQTSGIKKVYWISQFETVFAALMAECDHVYLNTNEHTRAHIVVETRDARFIKECKSHFPLHEYERSAPIMQNLRAIKSAEEIKLMQQACNITEKGFRRILSFVKPGVWEYEIEAELIHEFTRNRSRGFAYGPIIASGLNACVLHYVENNKQCKSGDVILMDVAAEYGNYASDMTRAVPVSGKFTKRQKEVYNSVLHVMRGAMKMLKVGNNITDYHKAVGVLMEEQLIKLGLLKAADVKKQNPENPLYKKYCMHGISHFLGLDVHDIGSKYRKFEAGMVFTCEPGFYIPEEKLGIRLEDDILITAKGPVNLMVNIPIEADEIEALMASKK, from the coding sequence ATGAAATACTCATCCATCCCTTCTTCTTTGTTTATCGAAAACAGAAAACGTTTTGCGAAACAATTAAAATCAAATTCATTGGCTGTTTTTAATTCAAATGATATTATGCCCACCAATGCTGATGGATCCATGGCTTTCATTCAAAATACTGATTTATTTTATTTATCAGGAATTGACCAAGAAGAAAGTATTTTATTGATTTATCCGGATGCCAAAGAAGCTGCGCATCGCGAAATCCTTTTTTTGCGCGAAACCAACGGTACCATTGCTATTTGGGAAGGACATAAATATACAAAAGAAGAAGCTACACAAACTTCGGGCATTAAAAAAGTGTATTGGATTTCTCAATTCGAAACTGTTTTTGCCGCATTAATGGCGGAATGCGATCATGTTTATTTAAATACCAATGAACATACGCGCGCGCATATTGTGGTGGAAACCCGCGATGCACGCTTCATTAAGGAATGTAAAAGTCATTTTCCGCTGCACGAATACGAACGCTCCGCTCCTATCATGCAAAATTTAAGAGCCATTAAATCTGCGGAAGAAATAAAGTTAATGCAACAAGCGTGCAACATTACCGAAAAAGGGTTCCGAAGAATATTATCTTTTGTAAAACCTGGCGTTTGGGAATACGAAATTGAAGCCGAATTAATACACGAATTTACACGAAATCGCTCGCGTGGGTTTGCTTACGGACCCATCATTGCATCGGGTCTAAATGCCTGCGTTTTACATTATGTGGAAAACAATAAACAATGTAAAAGCGGTGATGTAATTTTGATGGATGTGGCTGCTGAATATGGAAATTATGCTTCGGATATGACGCGTGCAGTACCCGTTAGCGGGAAATTTACCAAACGTCAAAAAGAAGTGTATAATTCCGTTTTGCATGTGATGCGTGGCGCGATGAAAATGTTGAAAGTAGGAAATAACATTACGGATTATCACAAAGCGGTAGGCGTTTTAATGGAAGAACAATTGATAAAATTAGGCTTGTTAAAAGCGGCTGATGTGAAAAAACAAAATCCAGAAAATCCTTTGTATAAAAAATATTGTATGCACGGAATTTCACATTTTTTGGGATTAGATGTTCACGACATTGGCAGCAAATACCGCAAGTTTGAAGCAGGAATGGTTTTTACCTGCGAACCTGGATTTTATATTCCGGAAGAAAAATTAGGCATTCGTTTGGAAGATGATATTTTAATTACCGCAAAAGGTCCGGTAAATTTAATGGTAAATATTCCGATTGAAGCTGATGAAATTGAAGCATTAATGGCTTCAAAAAAATAA